In one Nicotiana tomentosiformis chromosome 6, ASM39032v3, whole genome shotgun sequence genomic region, the following are encoded:
- the LOC104084434 gene encoding protein PHOX1-like translates to MGKPTGKKKNHVKSKTNAGNVKHSRATPEHKSKAFDEDTAVFIKMSQELKEEGNKLFQKRDHEGAMLKYEKAIKLLPRNHIDVAYLHSNMATCYMQMGTRELPKAINECNLALEVAPKYSKALLKRAKCYESLNRLDLALRDVKHVLSIEPNNLTALEIADKVKRGIEETFLNVEDKKVVLPLLLSTDVVKDNMKKKKNNKFDRKKAVEIKEAKVDGVEEKTEDKVVVEEKRSVEEEKPATRTVKLVLGEDIRCAQLPVSCSFQLVRDIVQDRFPNLKGALIKYRDQEGDLVTITSTKELRLAESSVDTQGSLRLYITEVSPDKEPMYEAMRVEKDVNPSICRSTIVAKEGRKLDKGPTCPQNWIVQFATLFKNHVGVDCDSHLDLHETGMKLYSEAMEDTVTNEEAEQLFEIASAQFQEMAALSLFNWGNVHMSRARKEVFFTEAGSGESVSEQVKSAYEWAEKEYEMAERRYEEALRVKPDFYESLLALGQQQFEQAKLSWYYLIGSKVELETGTCAEILELYNKAEDSIERGIEMWEEMEEQCLNGISKHDEYKAQLQKRGLDGILKDKPAEEAKEQAENMRSQIYLLWGTILYERSVVEFKIGLPTWEECLEVAVEKFELAGASQTDIAVMIKNHCSNETAMEGFKVDEIVQAWSEMYDTNRWQTGVPAFRLEPLFRRRVSSLHSILENL, encoded by the exons ATGGGGAAGCCCACAGGGAAGAAGAAAAATCATGTAAAATCAAAAACAAATGCTGGAAATGTGAAACATAGTAGAGCTACTCCAGAGCATAAATCCAAAGCATTTGATGAGGACACAGCTGTGTTTATCAAGATGTCTCAAGAACTGAAGGAAGAAGGAAACAAGCTTTTTCAGAAACGCGATCACGAGGGCGCTATGTTGAAGTATGAGAAAGCCATCAAATTACTTCCTAGGAATCATATTGATGTTGCCTATTTGCATAGCAATATGGCTACTTGCTATATGCAAATGGGTACTAGGGAGTTGCCAAAAGCTATAAATGAATGTAACTTGGCACTTGAAGTTGCTCCAAAATATAGCAAAGCTTTGTTGAAGAGAGCAAAGTGTTATGAATCATTGAATAGGCTTGATTTAGCTTTAAGGGATGTGAAGCATGTTTTGAGTATTGAACCTAATAATTTGACTGCACTGGAGATTGCAGATAAGGTTAAAAGGGGAATAGAAGAAACGTTTCTTAATGTTGAAGATAAAAAAGTAGTATTACCACTTTTACTATCTACTGATGTTGTGAAGGATaacatgaaaaagaaaaagaacaataaatttgATAGAAAGAAAGCTGTTGAGATTAAGGAAGCTAAGGTTGATGGGGTTGAAGAGAAGACAGAGGACAAGGTGGTTGTGGAGGAGAAGAGAAGCGTTGAGGAAGAAAAACCAGCGACAAGAACAGTGAAGTTGGTTCTGGGGGAGGATATAAGATGTGCACAATTACCAGTTAGTTGCAGTTTTCAACTTGTGAGAGACATAGTTCAAGATCGATTTCCAAACTTGAAGGGTGCACTTATCAAGTATAGGGATCAAGAAGGTGACTTGGTTACTATCACAAGCACCAAGGAGCTCAGGTTGGCCGAATCATCTGTTGATACTCAGGGTTCTTTAAGACTCTACATTACAGAAGTTAGTCCAGATAAAGAACCTATGTATGAGGCAATGAGGGTTGAAAAAGATGTGAATCCCAGTATTTGCAGATCAACTATAGTCGCAAAGGAGGGGAGGAAACTGGATAAAGGGCCAACATGCCCCCAAAACTGGATTGTCCAATTTGCAACGCTATTCAAGAATCATGTTGGAGTGGATTGTGATTCACATCTGGATCTTCACGAGACAGGAATGAAATTATATTCAGAAGCTATGGAGGACACTGTTACAAATGAAGAAGCGGAACAGCTCTTCGAAATTGCTTCAGCTCAGTTCCAAGAGATGGCAGCTTTGTCTTTGTTTAATTGGGGAAATGTACATATGTCTAGAGCAAGAAAAGAAGTATTTTTCACAGAAGCAGGTTCTGGAGAGTCGGTGTCTGAACAGGTTAAATCTGCATATGAATGGGCAGAAAAAGAATATGAAATGGCAGAAAGGAGATATGAAGAAGCTCTTAGAGTAAAGCCAGATTTCTACGAAAGCCTTCTTGCACTCGGTCAACAGCAGTTTGAACAAGCAAAACTCTCTTGGTACTATTTGATTGGTAGTAAAGTTGAGTTAGAGACAGGGACATGTGCAGAGATCTTGGAGCTCTATAACAAGGCTGAGGATAGTATAGAAAGAGGGATCGAAATGTGGGAAGAGATGGAAGAACAGTGTCTAAATGGAATCTCGAAACACGATGAATATAAAGCTCAGTTGCAGAAAAGGGGTTTGGATGGTATACTTAAAGATAAACCAGCTGAAGAAGCTAAAGAGCAAGCTGAAAACATGAGGTCTCAGATATACCTGTTATGGGGAACTATTCTCTACGAACGTTCTGTTGTGGAATTTAAGATAGGATTACCAACCTGGGAAGAATGTCTAGAGGTTGCAGTTGAGAAGTTTGAACTAGCTGGAGCATCTCAAACAGATATTGCAGTCATGATAAAGAACCACTGTTCCAACGAAACTGCTATGGAAG GGTTCAAGGTTGATGAGATTGTACAGGCATGGAGTGAGATGTATGATACAAACAGGTGGCAAACTGGGGTGCCAGCTTTCAGGCTAGAACCACTGTTCCGACGTCGGGTTTCAAGTCTTCATTCTATACTGGAAAATCTTTGA
- the LOC104121708 gene encoding probable protein phosphatase 2C 42 isoform X5, which translates to MNFLPRCWSYSETSESRGGESSSSNSNTNGGFGKDGLLWFHDIGKYGSGEYSMAIVQANQVLEDQSQIESGPFGTFVGVYDGHGGPDTARYVCDHLFRHFQAASAEGNGVVTAETIQRAFLETERGFTSLVSENWNSRPQMATVGSCCLVGAIYQRTLFVANLGDSRVVLGKKVGNTGEIAAIQLSTEHNANIESIRWELKDLHPNDPQIVVLRHGVWRVKGIIQVSRSIGDVYLKHAKYCREPINGKFRVSEPINMPILLATPSILTHPLHPNDSFLIFASDGLWEHLSNEKAVQIVQSHPRKGSAKRLVKAALHEAAKKREMRYSDLRNIDKKVVSCRKHNLEIDK; encoded by the exons ATGAATTTCCTACCAAGATGCTGGAGTTACAGTGAAACAAGTGAAAGTAGGGGAGGTGAAAGTTCAAGTTCCAATTCCAATACCAATGGTGGATTTGGGAAAGATGGGCTGTTGTGGTTTCATGATATTGGAAAGTACGGAAGTGGGGAATACTCAATGGCAATTGTGCAAGCCAATCAGGTTTTAGAGGATCAAAGTCAGATAGAGTCAGGTCCCTTTGGAACTTTTGTTGGAGTCTATGATGGTCATGGCGGCCCTGACACTGCTCGTTATGTCTGTGATCATTTATTTCGACATTTTCAAG CAGCATCAGCTGAAGGAAATGGTGTCGTTACAGCGGAGACAATTCAAAGGGCGTTTCTCGAGACAGAGAGAGGGTTTACTTCTCTTGTTTCAGAAAACTGGAATTCTCGACCACAGATGGCGACAGTGGGGTCATGCTGCCTGGTTGGAGCTATATATCAGCGGACACTTTTTGTAGCAAATCTTGGTGACTCTCGTGTAGTCCTCGGAAAGAAGGTTGGAAACACTGGGGAAATTGCTGCCATACAGTTATCAACGGAGCATAATGCCAACATTGAGTCTATTAGGTGGGAGCTAAAAGACTTGCATCCAAATGATCCACAAATCGTTGTTCTTAGACATGGCGTTTGGAGGGTAAAAGGAATAATTCAG GTCTCAAGATCCATTGGTGATGTATATCTTAAACATGCCAAGTATTGCAGGGAACCAATAAATGGAAAATTCAGAGTTTCTGAACCCATTAACATGCCTATCCTGTTGGCTACTCCATCAATTTTAACACATCCTCTACATCCAAATGACTCCTTCCTCATATTTGCTTCTGATGGTCTATGGGAGCACTTGAGCAATGAAAAGGCCGTTCAAATTGTGCAGAGTCATCCTCGTAAA GGAAGTGCAAAGAGGCTTGTTAAAGCTGCTCTCCATGAAGCTGCCAAAAAGAGAGAGATGCGATATTCGGATCTTCGAAACATCGACAAAAAG GTGGTTTCCTGCCGAAAGCACAATCTGGAGATTGACAAGTAG
- the LOC104121708 gene encoding probable protein phosphatase 2C 42 isoform X6, giving the protein MNFLPRCWSYSETSESRGGESSSSNSNTNGGFGKDGLLWFHDIGKYGSGEYSMAIVQANQVLEDQSQIESGPFGTFVGVYDGHGGPDTARYVCDHLFRHFQAASAEGNGVVTAETIQRAFLETERGFTSLVSENWNSRPQMATVGSCCLVGAIYQRTLFVANLGDSRVVLGKKVGNTGEIAAIQLSTEHNANIESIRWELKDLHPNDPQIVVLRHGVWRVKGIIQVSRSIGDVYLKHAKYCREPINGKFRVSEPINMPILLATPSILTHPLHPNDSFLIFASDGLWEHLSNEKAVQIVQSHPRKGSAKRLVKAALHEAAKKREMRYSDLRNIDKKLGGFLPKAQSGD; this is encoded by the exons ATGAATTTCCTACCAAGATGCTGGAGTTACAGTGAAACAAGTGAAAGTAGGGGAGGTGAAAGTTCAAGTTCCAATTCCAATACCAATGGTGGATTTGGGAAAGATGGGCTGTTGTGGTTTCATGATATTGGAAAGTACGGAAGTGGGGAATACTCAATGGCAATTGTGCAAGCCAATCAGGTTTTAGAGGATCAAAGTCAGATAGAGTCAGGTCCCTTTGGAACTTTTGTTGGAGTCTATGATGGTCATGGCGGCCCTGACACTGCTCGTTATGTCTGTGATCATTTATTTCGACATTTTCAAG CAGCATCAGCTGAAGGAAATGGTGTCGTTACAGCGGAGACAATTCAAAGGGCGTTTCTCGAGACAGAGAGAGGGTTTACTTCTCTTGTTTCAGAAAACTGGAATTCTCGACCACAGATGGCGACAGTGGGGTCATGCTGCCTGGTTGGAGCTATATATCAGCGGACACTTTTTGTAGCAAATCTTGGTGACTCTCGTGTAGTCCTCGGAAAGAAGGTTGGAAACACTGGGGAAATTGCTGCCATACAGTTATCAACGGAGCATAATGCCAACATTGAGTCTATTAGGTGGGAGCTAAAAGACTTGCATCCAAATGATCCACAAATCGTTGTTCTTAGACATGGCGTTTGGAGGGTAAAAGGAATAATTCAG GTCTCAAGATCCATTGGTGATGTATATCTTAAACATGCCAAGTATTGCAGGGAACCAATAAATGGAAAATTCAGAGTTTCTGAACCCATTAACATGCCTATCCTGTTGGCTACTCCATCAATTTTAACACATCCTCTACATCCAAATGACTCCTTCCTCATATTTGCTTCTGATGGTCTATGGGAGCACTTGAGCAATGAAAAGGCCGTTCAAATTGTGCAGAGTCATCCTCGTAAA GGAAGTGCAAAGAGGCTTGTTAAAGCTGCTCTCCATGAAGCTGCCAAAAAGAGAGAGATGCGATATTCGGATCTTCGAAACATCGACAAAAAG CTAGGTGGTTTCCTGCCGAAAGCACAATCTGGAGATTGA
- the LOC104121708 gene encoding probable protein phosphatase 2C 42 isoform X1, whose protein sequence is MNFLPRCWSYSETSESRGGESSSSNSNTNGGFGKDGLLWFHDIGKYGSGEYSMAIVQANQVLEDQSQIESGPFGTFVGVYDGHGGPDTARYVCDHLFRHFQAASAEGNGVVTAETIQRAFLETERGFTSLVSENWNSRPQMATVGSCCLVGAIYQRTLFVANLGDSRVVLGKKVGNTGEIAAIQLSTEHNANIESIRWELKDLHPNDPQIVVLRHGVWRVKGIIQVSRSIGDVYLKHAKYCREPINGKFRVSEPINMPILLATPSILTHPLHPNDSFLIFASDGLWEHLSNEKAVQIVQSHPRKGSAKRLVKAALHEAAKKREMRYSDLRNIDKKFFIAGIIFFTEHKEYGALVPRTWRTIGVIFPSCKPSCRLILNISFLFNSF, encoded by the exons ATGAATTTCCTACCAAGATGCTGGAGTTACAGTGAAACAAGTGAAAGTAGGGGAGGTGAAAGTTCAAGTTCCAATTCCAATACCAATGGTGGATTTGGGAAAGATGGGCTGTTGTGGTTTCATGATATTGGAAAGTACGGAAGTGGGGAATACTCAATGGCAATTGTGCAAGCCAATCAGGTTTTAGAGGATCAAAGTCAGATAGAGTCAGGTCCCTTTGGAACTTTTGTTGGAGTCTATGATGGTCATGGCGGCCCTGACACTGCTCGTTATGTCTGTGATCATTTATTTCGACATTTTCAAG CAGCATCAGCTGAAGGAAATGGTGTCGTTACAGCGGAGACAATTCAAAGGGCGTTTCTCGAGACAGAGAGAGGGTTTACTTCTCTTGTTTCAGAAAACTGGAATTCTCGACCACAGATGGCGACAGTGGGGTCATGCTGCCTGGTTGGAGCTATATATCAGCGGACACTTTTTGTAGCAAATCTTGGTGACTCTCGTGTAGTCCTCGGAAAGAAGGTTGGAAACACTGGGGAAATTGCTGCCATACAGTTATCAACGGAGCATAATGCCAACATTGAGTCTATTAGGTGGGAGCTAAAAGACTTGCATCCAAATGATCCACAAATCGTTGTTCTTAGACATGGCGTTTGGAGGGTAAAAGGAATAATTCAG GTCTCAAGATCCATTGGTGATGTATATCTTAAACATGCCAAGTATTGCAGGGAACCAATAAATGGAAAATTCAGAGTTTCTGAACCCATTAACATGCCTATCCTGTTGGCTACTCCATCAATTTTAACACATCCTCTACATCCAAATGACTCCTTCCTCATATTTGCTTCTGATGGTCTATGGGAGCACTTGAGCAATGAAAAGGCCGTTCAAATTGTGCAGAGTCATCCTCGTAAA GGAAGTGCAAAGAGGCTTGTTAAAGCTGCTCTCCATGAAGCTGCCAAAAAGAGAGAGATGCGATATTCGGATCTTCGAAACATCGACAAAAAG TTCTTTATTGCAGGAATCATATTCTTCACAGAACACAAGGAATATGGTGCCTTGGTTCCAAGAACTTGGAGAACTATTGGGGTCATTTTCCCGTCTTGCAAGCCGAGCTGCAGATTGATATTGAATATCTCATTTTTATTCAATTCATTTTGA
- the LOC104121708 gene encoding probable protein phosphatase 2C 42 isoform X2, whose amino-acid sequence MNFLPRCWSYSETSESRGGESSSSNSNTNGGFGKDGLLWFHDIGKYGSGEYSMAIVQANQVLEDQSQIESGPFGTFVGVYDGHGGPDTARYVCDHLFRHFQASAEGNGVVTAETIQRAFLETERGFTSLVSENWNSRPQMATVGSCCLVGAIYQRTLFVANLGDSRVVLGKKVGNTGEIAAIQLSTEHNANIESIRWELKDLHPNDPQIVVLRHGVWRVKGIIQVSRSIGDVYLKHAKYCREPINGKFRVSEPINMPILLATPSILTHPLHPNDSFLIFASDGLWEHLSNEKAVQIVQSHPRKGSAKRLVKAALHEAAKKREMRYSDLRNIDKKFFIAGIIFFTEHKEYGALVPRTWRTIGVIFPSCKPSCRLILNISFLFNSF is encoded by the exons ATGAATTTCCTACCAAGATGCTGGAGTTACAGTGAAACAAGTGAAAGTAGGGGAGGTGAAAGTTCAAGTTCCAATTCCAATACCAATGGTGGATTTGGGAAAGATGGGCTGTTGTGGTTTCATGATATTGGAAAGTACGGAAGTGGGGAATACTCAATGGCAATTGTGCAAGCCAATCAGGTTTTAGAGGATCAAAGTCAGATAGAGTCAGGTCCCTTTGGAACTTTTGTTGGAGTCTATGATGGTCATGGCGGCCCTGACACTGCTCGTTATGTCTGTGATCATTTATTTCGACATTTTCAAG CATCAGCTGAAGGAAATGGTGTCGTTACAGCGGAGACAATTCAAAGGGCGTTTCTCGAGACAGAGAGAGGGTTTACTTCTCTTGTTTCAGAAAACTGGAATTCTCGACCACAGATGGCGACAGTGGGGTCATGCTGCCTGGTTGGAGCTATATATCAGCGGACACTTTTTGTAGCAAATCTTGGTGACTCTCGTGTAGTCCTCGGAAAGAAGGTTGGAAACACTGGGGAAATTGCTGCCATACAGTTATCAACGGAGCATAATGCCAACATTGAGTCTATTAGGTGGGAGCTAAAAGACTTGCATCCAAATGATCCACAAATCGTTGTTCTTAGACATGGCGTTTGGAGGGTAAAAGGAATAATTCAG GTCTCAAGATCCATTGGTGATGTATATCTTAAACATGCCAAGTATTGCAGGGAACCAATAAATGGAAAATTCAGAGTTTCTGAACCCATTAACATGCCTATCCTGTTGGCTACTCCATCAATTTTAACACATCCTCTACATCCAAATGACTCCTTCCTCATATTTGCTTCTGATGGTCTATGGGAGCACTTGAGCAATGAAAAGGCCGTTCAAATTGTGCAGAGTCATCCTCGTAAA GGAAGTGCAAAGAGGCTTGTTAAAGCTGCTCTCCATGAAGCTGCCAAAAAGAGAGAGATGCGATATTCGGATCTTCGAAACATCGACAAAAAG TTCTTTATTGCAGGAATCATATTCTTCACAGAACACAAGGAATATGGTGCCTTGGTTCCAAGAACTTGGAGAACTATTGGGGTCATTTTCCCGTCTTGCAAGCCGAGCTGCAGATTGATATTGAATATCTCATTTTTATTCAATTCATTTTGA
- the LOC104121708 gene encoding probable protein phosphatase 2C 42 isoform X4, whose product MNFLPRCWSYSETSESRGGESSSSNSNTNGGFGKDGLLWFHDIGKYGSGEYSMAIVQANQVLEDQSQIESGPFGTFVGVYDGHGGPDTARYVCDHLFRHFQASAEGNGVVTAETIQRAFLETERGFTSLVSENWNSRPQMATVGSCCLVGAIYQRTLFVANLGDSRVVLGKKVGNTGEIAAIQLSTEHNANIESIRWELKDLHPNDPQIVVLRHGVWRVKGIIQVSRSIGDVYLKHAKYCREPINGKFRVSEPINMPILLATPSILTHPLHPNDSFLIFASDGLWEHLSNEKAVQIVQSHPRKGSAKRLVKAALHEAAKKREMRYSDLRNIDKKVRRHFHDDITVIILFLNHDLIYRGVVQDPPLSIRSALEH is encoded by the exons ATGAATTTCCTACCAAGATGCTGGAGTTACAGTGAAACAAGTGAAAGTAGGGGAGGTGAAAGTTCAAGTTCCAATTCCAATACCAATGGTGGATTTGGGAAAGATGGGCTGTTGTGGTTTCATGATATTGGAAAGTACGGAAGTGGGGAATACTCAATGGCAATTGTGCAAGCCAATCAGGTTTTAGAGGATCAAAGTCAGATAGAGTCAGGTCCCTTTGGAACTTTTGTTGGAGTCTATGATGGTCATGGCGGCCCTGACACTGCTCGTTATGTCTGTGATCATTTATTTCGACATTTTCAAG CATCAGCTGAAGGAAATGGTGTCGTTACAGCGGAGACAATTCAAAGGGCGTTTCTCGAGACAGAGAGAGGGTTTACTTCTCTTGTTTCAGAAAACTGGAATTCTCGACCACAGATGGCGACAGTGGGGTCATGCTGCCTGGTTGGAGCTATATATCAGCGGACACTTTTTGTAGCAAATCTTGGTGACTCTCGTGTAGTCCTCGGAAAGAAGGTTGGAAACACTGGGGAAATTGCTGCCATACAGTTATCAACGGAGCATAATGCCAACATTGAGTCTATTAGGTGGGAGCTAAAAGACTTGCATCCAAATGATCCACAAATCGTTGTTCTTAGACATGGCGTTTGGAGGGTAAAAGGAATAATTCAG GTCTCAAGATCCATTGGTGATGTATATCTTAAACATGCCAAGTATTGCAGGGAACCAATAAATGGAAAATTCAGAGTTTCTGAACCCATTAACATGCCTATCCTGTTGGCTACTCCATCAATTTTAACACATCCTCTACATCCAAATGACTCCTTCCTCATATTTGCTTCTGATGGTCTATGGGAGCACTTGAGCAATGAAAAGGCCGTTCAAATTGTGCAGAGTCATCCTCGTAAA GGAAGTGCAAAGAGGCTTGTTAAAGCTGCTCTCCATGAAGCTGCCAAAAAGAGAGAGATGCGATATTCGGATCTTCGAAACATCGACAAAAAGGTCCGGCGTCATTTTCATGACGATATAACTGTCATTATTTTATTCTTAAACCATGACCTCATATATAGAGGCGTTGTGCAAGATCCTCCACTTTCTATACGTAGTGCACTAGAACACTGA
- the LOC104121708 gene encoding probable protein phosphatase 2C 42 isoform X3, with amino-acid sequence MNFLPRCWSYSETSESRGGESSSSNSNTNGGFGKDGLLWFHDIGKYGSGEYSMAIVQANQVLEDQSQIESGPFGTFVGVYDGHGGPDTARYVCDHLFRHFQAASAEGNGVVTAETIQRAFLETERGFTSLVSENWNSRPQMATVGSCCLVGAIYQRTLFVANLGDSRVVLGKKVGNTGEIAAIQLSTEHNANIESIRWELKDLHPNDPQIVVLRHGVWRVKGIIQVSRSIGDVYLKHAKYCREPINGKFRVSEPINMPILLATPSILTHPLHPNDSFLIFASDGLWEHLSNEKAVQIVQSHPRKGSAKRLVKAALHEAAKKREMRYSDLRNIDKKVRRHFHDDITVIILFLNHDLIYRGVVQDPPLSIRSALEH; translated from the exons ATGAATTTCCTACCAAGATGCTGGAGTTACAGTGAAACAAGTGAAAGTAGGGGAGGTGAAAGTTCAAGTTCCAATTCCAATACCAATGGTGGATTTGGGAAAGATGGGCTGTTGTGGTTTCATGATATTGGAAAGTACGGAAGTGGGGAATACTCAATGGCAATTGTGCAAGCCAATCAGGTTTTAGAGGATCAAAGTCAGATAGAGTCAGGTCCCTTTGGAACTTTTGTTGGAGTCTATGATGGTCATGGCGGCCCTGACACTGCTCGTTATGTCTGTGATCATTTATTTCGACATTTTCAAG CAGCATCAGCTGAAGGAAATGGTGTCGTTACAGCGGAGACAATTCAAAGGGCGTTTCTCGAGACAGAGAGAGGGTTTACTTCTCTTGTTTCAGAAAACTGGAATTCTCGACCACAGATGGCGACAGTGGGGTCATGCTGCCTGGTTGGAGCTATATATCAGCGGACACTTTTTGTAGCAAATCTTGGTGACTCTCGTGTAGTCCTCGGAAAGAAGGTTGGAAACACTGGGGAAATTGCTGCCATACAGTTATCAACGGAGCATAATGCCAACATTGAGTCTATTAGGTGGGAGCTAAAAGACTTGCATCCAAATGATCCACAAATCGTTGTTCTTAGACATGGCGTTTGGAGGGTAAAAGGAATAATTCAG GTCTCAAGATCCATTGGTGATGTATATCTTAAACATGCCAAGTATTGCAGGGAACCAATAAATGGAAAATTCAGAGTTTCTGAACCCATTAACATGCCTATCCTGTTGGCTACTCCATCAATTTTAACACATCCTCTACATCCAAATGACTCCTTCCTCATATTTGCTTCTGATGGTCTATGGGAGCACTTGAGCAATGAAAAGGCCGTTCAAATTGTGCAGAGTCATCCTCGTAAA GGAAGTGCAAAGAGGCTTGTTAAAGCTGCTCTCCATGAAGCTGCCAAAAAGAGAGAGATGCGATATTCGGATCTTCGAAACATCGACAAAAAGGTCCGGCGTCATTTTCATGACGATATAACTGTCATTATTTTATTCTTAAACCATGACCTCATATATAGAGGCGTTGTGCAAGATCCTCCACTTTCTATACGTAGTGCACTAGAACACTGA
- the LOC138894656 gene encoding uncharacterized protein has protein sequence MPKKVTASQKGKSVDDETTSRAPRVTRSQGESHSEIPFQTSHTLPSLEEIRRAPAPASVPPVPQPDAQSLEMRDVIQLLTRLVVVQARHQEVGIGHADRAISAKVCDFINLDPPAFTGADPNEDLQGNMSVREYNLQFDSLAGYAPTIVAKIEDRVHRFVMGLEPHLLNDYMSVSLHPGIDISRIQAYAQGHVIRDCPTRGGVVIVQSARSVASSSSSVCPPGQGSQAPAGCGRGRSGEFSSSGPQNRIYALAGRQDHESSPNVVTAFLSHIISDEGIRVDTQKIEAVKTCPGPTTPTEWTDACERSFQALKDRLTSAPVLTLPARIDGYVIYCDASGIGLGCVLMQHDSGGTGVTIQDTVTSSLVTEVKELQYEDLVLAHYRDTTPQKEKTPFEITGDGVKIEHQKPSGLLQAIEIPTWKWEVINMTTYSAEDYARLYIKEITDGQAERTIQTLEDMLRVYVIDFRGSWDDHLPLIEFAYKNSYHSSIQMAPYEALYGRKCRSHIGWFEIGETKLVGPEWVHQAVEKIKLIRERLLAAQSRHKSYADNRRRDLEF, from the exons aTGCCCAAGAAGGTTACAGCctcccagaagggcaagtccgtggatgatgagactacaagtcgagcgccacgagttaccaggtctCAGGGAGAGTCACATAGTGAGATTCCAtttcagacttcacataccctaccCTCTCTGGAGGAGATCCGAAGGGCACCAGCCCCAGCCTCAGTACCCCCAgttcctcagccagatgcacAAAGTCtggagatgagagatgttattcagctattgactcgattagtggtCGTACAGGCTCGACACCAGGAGGTAGGTAtcggtcatgcagatagggccatcagtgcgaAGGTAtgcgatttcattaatttggaccctcccgcattcactggagcagatccaaatgaggaccttcag ggtaacatgagtgttcgggagtacaaccttcagtttgattctttggctgggtatgctcccactattgtagctaagattgaggatcgggttcaccggtttgtgatggggttggagccgcactTGCTTAATGACtatatgtcggtctcacttcatccaggcatagatatttctcgtattcaggcatacgctcagg gccacgttataagagattgtccgacgagaggtggtgtAGTTATAGTTCAGTCAGCGAGATCTGTAGctagttcgtcatcatcagtatgcCCCCCGGGGCAAGGTTCACAGGCACCAGCTGGTTGTGGCAGAGGCAGAAGTGGAGAAtttagctcgagcggtcctcagaaccgtatttatgcattagcgggtcgacaggatcaTGAGTCATCACctaatgttgttacag CCTTCCTTAGTCATATTATTTCAGAtgagggtatccgggttgatacacagaagattgaggcagtgaagacttgtcctggacccacgacaccgacggag tggactgatgcttgtgagcggagtttccaggcattgaaggacagattgacttcagcGCCAGTTCTGACACTTCCAGCAAGGAtcgatggttatgttatctattgtgacgcttcgggcattggattgggttgtgtattgatgcagcatg attcaggtggtaccggagttactattcaagACACGGTAACatcctctctagtaactgaagtgaaggaactcCAGTATGAAGATCTTGTGCTAGCTCACTacagagatacaacccctcaaaaggagaagacaccatttgagattacaggagatgga gttaagattgagcatcagaaacccagtggattattGCAAGCTATAGAGATTccaacttggaaatgggaagtgattaatat gactacgtattcagcagaggattatgcaaggctttacattaaggagata ACAGACGGTCAggccgagcgtactattcagacacttgaggatatgctacgggtttatgtgatagacttcaggggtagctgggatgatcatcttccacttattgagtttgcatataaaaATAGTTATCattctagcattcagatggctccatatgaagctctttacggacgaaagtgtaggtctcatatcggatggttcgagattggggaaactaagttagtaggaccagagtggGTACatcaggcagttgagaagattaagttgataagggaaaggctattagcagctcagagtcgtcataagtcctatgcagataatcgacgacgagacttggagttttag